A window from Citrus sinensis cultivar Valencia sweet orange chromosome 3, DVS_A1.0, whole genome shotgun sequence encodes these proteins:
- the LOC102627080 gene encoding uncharacterized protein LOC102627080: MSNCELKLRQDNTILNKVRNQLWDLPNMQPGFIFQLRAHHVINQRATSAKPDTFLYLQADHTLFVTYNNMFHFLSNILANEGVTVDANGCFLSDKGLHLLRLDASGGMPIMFPQSVKIYTLTKLVVCVLDYFKRLRTNPSNRFRKFVPIAMDLRMAINNKSNVTRLPEKRIESEKDCAICLDGIVVGQLASCTPCDHVFHKRCIDFWLEKSRSCPLCRNDLPAG, encoded by the coding sequence ATGTCCAATTGTGAACTAAAACTGAGACAAGACAACACTATTCTAAACAAAGTGAGAAACCAGCTGTGGGATTTACCAAACATGCAACCTGGTTTCATATTCCAATTGCGTGCCCATCACGTTATTAACCAACGTGCCACCAGCGCCAAACCAGACACATTCTTGTACTTGCAAGCTGATCATACCCTCTTTGTAACCTACAACAACATGTTCCACTTCTTGTCTAACATTCTTGCTAATGAAGGAGTCACGGTCGACGCCAACGGATGCTTTTTAAGCGACAAAGGATTGCATCTTCTCCGGCTCGACGCATCTGGCGGGATGCCAATAATGTTTCCACAATCTGTGAAAATTTATACATTAACGAAGTTGGTAGTTTGTGTTCTCGATTATTTCAAGCGGTTGCGTACCAATCCGAGCAACAGGTTTCGAAAATTTGTGCCGATTGCTATGGATTTGAGGATGGCTATTAATAATAAGTCCAACGTGACCAGGCTGCCGGAAAAGAGAATTGAATCAGAAAAAGATTGTGCAATTTGTTTGGATGGGATTGTTGTGGGGCAGTTGGCTTCTTGCACGCCTTGTGATCATGTCTTTCATAAGAGGTGCATTGACTTTTGGCTGGAGAAGAGTCGTTCATGTCCACTGTGCCGAAATGATTTGCCTGCTGGCtag